Sequence from the Curtobacterium sp. MCLR17_007 genome:
CGGGCAGGACCGCCAGGCGGATCGGCTCGTCGACCGCGTTCGACACGACGGGCTCGAGTCCGGAGACGACCAGTGCCGCCATGTCTTCGGTGGAGAGCCGCCCGAGCGCGGCGCCCCAGTGCACGACGGCCGGCAGCCGCCCCTCGGTGCAGTCGAGGACGAGGGACACCCCCGCCGCGGTCAGGTGGACGAGGGCGTCGGGATGGGTCTGCTGCGTCATCGGAGCTCTTTCTTTTGTCTCGCAACTATGTGCGTGGCAAGTATGTCAGAACCAGCGCTTGACCTTGAAGACCACGAACAGCGCCGCCGCGAAGACGATCATCGCCAGGACCGCGAGCGGGTAGCCCCACGTCCACGTCAGCTCGGGCATGTGGGTGAAGTTCATGCCGTAGATCGCAGCGATGAGCGTCGGCGCGAAGAGGATCGCCGCCCAGCCGGAGATCTTCTTCGTGTCGTCGTTCTGCTTCTGCGCCGCCAGGGTCGCGTCGACGGTCAGCGCGTTCTGCAGCAGCTGGCGGAAGGTGTCGAGTCGCTCCGCGGTGCGGATGGCGTGGTCGAGGACGTCACGGAAGCGCCGCTGCATCTCGACCGGCAGGTGGTACTTCTCGGCGCCGCGGTGCAGGTTCTCGATCATGTACACGAGCGGACGCGCCGCTCGTTGGAAGTCGACGACCTCGCCGAACAGCTCGTAGATGCGCTTGGACACCCCGGGCACGCCGGAGAAGAGCTGGTCCTCGATCTGGTTGATGTCCTCCTCGAGCCCGTCGATCACCGGGAGGTAGTCGTCGACGATCGAGTCCATCAGCGCCCAGAGCTGCGCCTGCGGGCCGGCCGTCACCAGTCCTGGCTTGCCGCTCATCCGCTGCAGGGAGCGCGGGACGACCTGGCGCCCGCGCGGATCCGCCTGCACGACGGCGAGGAAGAAGCCGTCCCCGACGAAGGCGTGCACCTCGCCGAACGCCACTTCCTCGCGGCGGTCGTTGTAGAGCGCCGGCTTGAGGACCGCGAACAGCGTCGAGCCGTACCGCTCGAGCTTCGGGCGCTGGTGCCCCTCGGCGGAGTCCTCGACCGCCAGCTCGTGCAGCCCGAGGGCCACGGCGACGTCGCCGAGCTCGGTCGCGTCGGGCTGGTACAGCACGATGCAGGCACTGGCGTCCTGGTCCGACATCATCCGGAAGGTGTCGTCGAGCGAAGGACTCACCATCGGTGCGATGCGGTCGACGTAGACAGTGTTCAGCTCGACGGTCACAGGACCAGGCTACGCACGTCCCCCGTCCGCTGAGCGGCACCTGCACGACGTGACAGCGAACGGGCATACCGTTGGGTCTTCAGCATGCTGACGAGTGGCTGCTGACGGAGGGAGTGGTCATGCGTTGGTTCCGGAAGATCGCGATCGCGGTGAGCGCCGTCGTCGCCGTGGTGGGTTCGTTCATCGGCTCGGGTGCGGCGGGTGGCACGCCGATCCAGGACGCGGCCGGTGGGGCGCTGTCGGCGTCGTCCACGGCCATCGCCCCGGGTGGCCCCGCGTTCGGCATCTGGAGCGTCATCTACGTCGGGCTCATCGCGTTCGCAGTCTGGCAGTTCCTGCCGCGTCGTGCGGACCAGGCCCGCCACGACCGACTCGCGGTCCCCGCGGTGCTGTCGCTGCTGCTCAACGCCGCCTGGATCCTGTCCGTGCAGTTCGGGTTCCTCTGGGCGAGCGAGCCGATCATCGTCGCGCTGCTCGCCGTGCTGGCGTGGGCGTTCGTCATCCTGCGACGCACGCGGCCGTCCGGCATCGTCGAGGCGATCGTCACCGACGGCACGTTCGGGCTGTACCTCGGGTGGCTCTGCGTCGCGACGGCGGCCAACACCGCCGCGGTGCTGACGGCCGCCGGGTTCCGCGGCTTCGGACTCGGGCAGGACGTGTGGGGTGTCGTCGTGGCGCTCGTCGCTGGGCTGGTCGGGGTCCTCGTGGCCGTCGCTGGCCGGGGTCGCCTGTCGCCGGTGGTGTCGCTCGCGTGGGGTCTGGCATGGGTCGCGGTCGCTCGTCTCGACGGGCCCCTCGTGTCGACGCCCACCGCGGTCGCGGCCATCGTCGCCGCTGCCGCAGCGGTCGTCGTCACCCTCGTGGTCCGCGCCCGCGCGGGATGGTCGGCAGCGCGCACGGCCTCGGCCGCCCGCGTGTCCTGAGCCCGACCCCGCCGCAGGCGCACCGGGCCGTCGCGCGGTGCCGCTCGATGCGCAGGCACCAACCCCGCAGCACCGAAAGCGACATCGGGTACGGGTCGGCGCGGCGCTTCCACGGCGGCGATGTCGCTCGATACGCACGCACCAACCCCGCAGCACCGGAAGCGACATCACGCAGCCGAACGCGACGCGCGATCCCGCACCCGATGTCGCTCCATGCGCACGCACCCACCCCGCAGCACCGAAAGCGACATCGGGTAGGGTTTGCGCGGCGCTTCCACCGCGGCGATGTCGCCCGATACGCACGCACCCACCCCGCACCCGATGTCGCTCCATGCGCACGCACCAACCCCGCAGCACCGAAAGCGACATCGGGTACGGGTTGGCGCGGCGCTTCCACGGCGGTGATGTCGCTTTTGTGCGGGTACCGGTGCGCCGGGCCGAACAAGGGCCGGTACCTGAGCGTCAGGCCGAACCAGGCGGGCACCGGTGCGTCAGGCCGGACCGGTGTGCCAGGCCGGCACCGGCTCGCCTGGCCGGGCCACGCCGTCGCGGGACGTGTCAGCGCGCCGCGGCGACCAAGCCGTGGGCAGCGGCCACGGCGTCGTTCGTGACGCGGCCGGCGTGCACGTTGAGCCCGCGGGCCAAGGCAGCGTCGGACTCGAGCGCCTGTTCCCACCCCTGGTCGGCGATCGCCAGCGCGTACGGCAGCGTCGCGTTCGTCAGCGAGATCGTCGACGTGCGCGGCACCGCCCCCGGCATGTTCGCCACGCAGTAGTAGACGGTGTCGTGCACCCGGAACGTCGGGTCGTCGTGCGTGGTCGGCCGCGAACCCTCGAAGCAGCCGCCCTGGTCGATGGCGATGTCGACGAGGACCGAACCGGGGCGCATGTCGGCGACCATCGCGTCGGTGACGAGCTTCGGTGCGGAGGCCCCGGGGATGAGCACGGACCCGATCACCAGGTCCGCGTCGCGCAGTGCCTCGGCGATCGCGTGACTCGACGACCGCAGCGTCGTGATCCGTCCGTCGAACCGGGCGTCGAGCGCGCGCAGGCGCGGCAGGCTGATGTCGAAGACCGTGACCTCGGCGCCGAGACCGAGCGCCATCGCGGCCGCGTGCTCGCCGGCGACACCGCCGCCGATGACCACCACGCGGCCCTTCGGCGTGCCGGGGACCCCACCGAGCAGCAGACCCCGTCCTCCGTGGGCGCGCATGAGGTGGTTCGCGCCGACCTGGGCGGACAGCCGTCCGGCGATCTCGGACATCGGGGACAGCAGCGGCAGCGACCGGTCGGGCAGCTGGACCGTCTCGTACGCGATGGCGGTCGCGCCCGAGTCGATGAGCGCGTCGGTCAGCGGGCGATCCGCCGCCAGGTGCAGGTAGGTGAAGAGCACCTGGCCGGGGCGGATCGCCGCGTACTCGGAGGCCACCGGCTCCTTGACCTTGAGGACCAGCTCTGCCTGCGCCCAGACGTCGGCCGCGGCGGGGACGATCGTGGCACCGGCGGCCTGGTACTCGGCGTCAGGGAAGGACGACCCGTCACCGGCTCCGGCCTGCACGATGACCTGGTGGCCGTGCAGGGTCATCTCCGCGACACCCGCCGGGGTGGCTGCGACACGGAACTCGTTGTTCTTGATCTCGGTGGGGACGCCGATGCGCATGGCGGACTCCTTCGTGGGCTGCGTGCGGACGTGCCGCGGTGACACCCACCATCCAGCCAGTCCCGCGTGTCCGGCATGTTGCGCCCGAACATCCGACTGGTGTGCGCCGGATCCGTGCGACGAGATTCGGCGGATCAGCCCCGGCTGCGGAGCGACTCGCTGGGGAGCTCGCCGAAACGAGCCCGGTACGCCGCCGAGAAGCGACCGAGGTGGCCGAAGCCCCACGCGCGGGCGATGTCCGCCACCGAGGTCTCGTCGCGATCGGAGCGCCGCAGGTCGGTGTGCGCGCCGTCGAGCCGGACGCCGCGGAGCAGGTCGCCCGGGGTCTGGTCGAGGTGCCGCCGGAGCGACTGCTGCAGCCCGCGGGGACTGAGGCCGGCGGCCGAGGCGATCTCGGGTGTGCCGATCGCCTCGGCGGCGTGAGCGTGCACGAACTCGAGGGCCCGGCGGAGCCGCTCGTGCTCCGGCCCCGTGCCGGGCACTGACGCCCGCCAGGACGTGCGCTTCGGGAACGCCCGGAGCGCGGCGCCGGCGAAGGTGTCGGCGATCGCGCGGCGAGCGGTCTCCCCGAGCCCGTGGCCCATGTCGAGCCAGGTCGCCGAGTGCGCCCGGACGGTCTGCTGCCAGATGCGGGTGCCCTCGGCCGTGGCCCGCTGGAGGGGCTCGAAGGCGAAGTCGCCGTCACCGGCGAGCTCGGCCACGAACGACCGGTCCAGCTGGACGAGGTTGAGGGCGATGTCGCGGTGGTGCAGCTGGTACGCGCCGTCACTCGGCAGCACGACGGGGACACCGGGGTGCAGGTCGATGGTGTGCCCCGCGTAGGAGATCGTGCTGGTCCCGCTGCGCAGCCAGGCGACGATGAACTCGTCCTCGACCAGGGACTCGCTGCGCAGGTCGACCTGGAAACGGGCACTGCGGAGCGACATCCGGTCGTCGCCGACGCCGGCGAAGCTCCAGCCGCTGTCGGCCGAGGTCCGCCGGACGGCCGGTGTGCGCAGGTCGTACCCGGCGGAGAAGAACGCGACAGCATGGTCGATGTCGGACCCCGCGAGCCGCTTGGACCAGCGGCCGTCGGTCGTTCCGCGGCGGTCGGGGGATGAGGTAACGAACCGTTCTGCAACGGGCAGAGCGGCAGCGCGCATCGCCGTCGTCGGCGTGGTTTCGCTGGAGAGCACCATGTCCGAGAACCTACGAGCAACCACCGACATCGGGGGCCGGGCCCGTCAGTTCTGCAGGATCGCCTGCCCGATGCTCTCGTCGAGGATCAGGTCCGTGACGAGTCCGGCGGCCAGCGCACCCCGGAGCGAGGCCGCCTTGCCCCGGCCCGCGACGACGCAGATCCGCCGGGGCGCGCGCTTGATCGTGTCGAGGTCGGGCCCACCGGCGCGGGCGTTCAGACCGATGTCCCGCCACGAGCCGTCCGCGCGGTAGAACACCGTCGAGACGTCCCCGACGACCTTCGCCGACGCCAGCTCGTCCCGGTCCGCCGGGTCCAGGTACCCGCCGGAGTAGACGTGGGACGGCACCGGCGCCTGGGGTGCGCCGACCCCGAACACGACGACGTCCATGCGCTCGTGCAGGTCCAGCACGCGGCGGATCGAGCGCTCGCGGAACAGGGCCTCCTTCGTCGCGGGGTCGTCGAAGAACGCGGGGACCGGGAACTGCTGCACGAGGGCGCCGTACGCCTCGCCGAACCGCCGGAGGATCTCGGACGCGTAGACGATCCCCGTGGTCCGGGTGTTCGCCGCGCCGTTCACCTGCACGATGGTCGAGCCGTGCGTGGTCTTCGGGACGAGGTACCGACTGACCGCGCTGACGGTCGAGCCCCACGAGATCCCGATCACCATGTTCGACTCGATGTACTGCGTCAGGATCCGGGCGGCCGACAGCGCGACCCGCTCGAGACGGTCGACGTCACTGGTGTGGTCCGGCACCGGCACGACGTGCGCGTGCACCCCGAAGCGCGCGCGGATGTTCCGGCTGAGCGCGGCGGCCTGGTCGAGCGGCGAGCGGATCTGGATGTCGACGAGCCCTGTGTCCCTGGCGTGCTTGAGCAGCCGTGAGACGGACGACCGCGACGTCCCGAGTTCGTCCGCGATGGCGTCCATCGTCAGGTCCTGCAGGTAGTACAGGTGCGCGGCACGCAGCGCCTGCTGCGTGCGCATCGGCTGCGCGGCGTCAGTCATCTGCGGCACCCGCACCGGACCCATCTGCGACACCCGCACCGGACCCGTCAGCGGCACCCGCACCAGAACTCATGAAGCCAACCATGCACGGACGTGCACGGCCGCTGCAAGCCCTGTCGAGCCTCCCGTCCGCGTCCCGAGCCGGGCCACGGCCGTCCCGAGCGGGGGCCACAGGCGTTCTGCACGTTCGTGCACGCAGGTTGCCCCGACTTCTCAACAGGCGCACGATCGACTCAAGACCAACGAACCGACCCCAGAAAGCGACGCGTACGCACATGTCGAAGACGACGCAGCCCCGACGCACGGTGACCGCCCTCACCGAGCGCCCGAACGCACAGGTCCTCATCGTGGGTGGCGGCATCAACGGCATCGCCACCTTCCGCGACCTCGCCCTGCAGGGCGTCGACGTCGCGCTCGTCGAGCGCGGCGACTACGCCTCCGGCGCCTCGGCGGCGTCGAGCCACATGATCCACGGTGGCATCCGCTACCTCGAGAACGGCGAGTTCCGCCTGGTGCGCGAGAGCGTCCAGGAGCGCAACGGCCTGATCCGGATCGCCCCGCACTACGTCAAGCCGCTGCAGACGACGATGCCGATCTTCTCGACGTTCTCCGGCATCATGAACGCCCCGCTGCGCATGCTCACGCACAAGCAGCGCTCCACCAAGGAGCGCGGCGCCATGCTGATCAAGATCGGCATGACGATCTACGACTCCTTCTCGCGCGACGGCGGCTCCGTCCCGAAGCACGTCTTCCGCACCAAGAAGGCGGCGCTCGCGGACATGCCCGCGCTCAACAGGGACCTGAAGTACACGGGCACCTACTACGACGCCTCGGTGCACGAGCCGGAGCGCCTGGCGCTCGACGTTCTCAAGGACGGTCTGACCGCCGGCACCGGGACCGGCTCGGCCGCGACCGCCCGTGCGACCAACTACGTCGAGGCCGCCGGCACCCGCGACGGCGGCGTCCTGCTGCGCGACCTGGAGACCGGCGAGGAGTTCGCCTTCCAGGCCGACGTCGTCATCAACGCCTCGGGGCCGTGGACCGACCTGACGAACCAGGCGTTCGGCGGCGAGACGAAGTACATGGGCGGCACGAAGGGCTCGCACATCGTCGTGCACAACGACGAGCTGCTCGAGGCCACCAAGGGCCGTGAGCTGTTCTTCGAGAACGACGACGGCCGCATCGTGCTGATCTACCCGCTCAAGGGCCGGGTGCTCATCGGCACGACCGACATCGACGCCGACCCGTCGAAGCCCGTCACGACCACCGACGAGGAGATCGACTACTTCTTCGGGCTGGTCAAGCACGTGTTCCCGCAGATCGACGTGAACCGCGACCACATCGTCTACAGCTACTCGGGCATCCGGCCGCTCCCCCGCCACGAGGACACCGCCCCCGGGTTCGTGTCCCGCGACTACCGGATCGTCGACACCCAGGTCCCCGGGCTCGGTGACACCACCGTGCTGTCGCTGGTCGGCGGCAAGTGGACCACCTTCCGCGCCCTCGCCGCGCACCTGTCGACCGAGGCCACGCAGGAGCTCGGCGTCGCCCGCAAGGTCGACACGACCGGCATGGCGATCGGTGGCGGCAAGGACTTCCCGACCACGGACGCCCAGCGCGCACTGTGGATCAAGTCCCACCGCGACGGGCTCGACGAGCAGCTCGTCGACGGGCTGCTCGAGCGCTACGGCACCCGTGCGGCCGAGGTCGTCGACGTCCTGACCGACGGACCGGTCGAGCCGCTCGAGTCCGACCCCGCCCTGACCCGGGCCGAGGTCGCGTACTTCGCCGAGCACGAGCAGGCCGTCCACCTGATCGACGTCGTGCTGCGCCGCACGAACCTGGCGTTCGTCGGCGGCGTCACGATCGACCTGCTCGACGAGCTTGCCGACGTGCTCGCCGGTGCCCTCGGCTGGAGCACCGAGGAGCGTGCGGACGAGGTCCAGCGCACCCTCGACGTCCTGCGTGAGTCGCACGGCGTGATCGTGCCCCTGACCGCCACGGCGGCCAACGCGTCCTAGGCGCGCACCACACGACAGACGGGAGGCCCGGTGCCAGCTGGCACCGGGCCTCCTGTGTGTGGGCCGTGCTTCAGAACCGCTCTCCGGTCGGGTCCTGCGCGGTCCGGTCGATCAGGTCGTCGCCGCCCATTGGCTCGCCCTCCCAGTCGACCAGGCGCCAGCCGTCAGCCGACGACCCCTCGAGCTCGACGACACCCGTGTTCTCGAGGTGTCGGTCGGCGCCGAGGTCGTTCGGGGTGTTCTGCGCCGTGGTCGCCGCCCAGATCCGGATCGCGGCACCGTGGCTGAACGCGGCAGCGACCTGCGCGCCCGTCGCCTCGATCTGCCGCACCGCGTCGTCGTAGCGGTCGAAGAAGTCCTCGCCGGTCTCGGCGCCCGGCATCCGAGCCTCGCGCTCCCCGGACGCCCATGCGTAGCAGGCGGCCAGGTAGCGCTGCACCGACGTCTGGTCGCGCAGCCCCTGCAGGTCCCCGGCCTCGATCTCGCGCAGTCCGGGCAGGACCACCGGCTCGAGCCCGAGCGCAGCGGCGAGCGGCGCCGCGGTGTGCTGCGTCCGGACCATCGACGACACGAACAGCCGCTCGATGCCCCGGTCGGCGAGTGCCGCGGGCAGCGCCCGGGCCTGCTGCTCACCGAGCTCGGTCAGCCCGGGTCCTGGCACTTCGGCGTCCAGGATGCCGTGCACGTTCGCGGGGGTCTGGCCGTGTCGGATCAGCAGCAGTCGCATGCTGCCACCCTACGGACCCGCGCGTCCCGTCAGCGCGCCGGGTCCGACTCGCGCTCGGCGGCCGCGTGCACGGCGTCCTGCGCGGCGAACGGCAGGTCCCCGAGGTCGAGGTGCGGGTTCGTGTCCTGCGTGAGGACGAGCTCGCGGGCCTCGTCGGCGGTCTCCACGGCGGGCATCGACCCGGGCAGCGGACGCTGTGACGACTCCTTCATGCAGAAGACCCCGACCGCCCCGAGGACACTCATCGCCATCAGGAAGTACGCGGGGGCGAGCTCGTCACCGGTCACCGTGAGCAGTGCCTGCACGATGAGCGGCGTGGTCCCGCCGAACACCGCGATCGCGATGTTGTAGGCGAAGCCCATCCCGCCGTAGCGCGTCGAGGTCGGGAAGAGCGCGGGCAGCGACGCAGCCTGGTTCGACACCCAGAGCGCCGTCATCAGCGCCAGCAGGGCGAGTCCGGACAGCGTGGACCACTGCTCGCCGTGTCCGATGAGCAGGAACGCGGGGACCACGAGGACGACGGTCGTCGCAGCACCGATCCACATCACCACGCGTCGCCCGAGCCGGTCGGACAGCTTGCCCGTCAGCGGGAGCATGACGGCGAGCAGCACGAGCACCGGGATCGTCAGGAGCGTGCCGTCGATCGCGGAGTACCCGAGCGAGTCGGTCAGGTAGGTCGGCATGTAGCTCGTCAGCGCGTAGCCCACGGTGTTCGACGCGGCGACGAGCATCACGGCGATGACGATCGGACGCCAGTGCTCGCGCACCATGGCGACGACGTTCGCGGGCCGCTGCCCGCTCGCGTCGGCCCGGGCCTCGCTCGCCGCCTCCTGCGCCGCCTGGGTCGCCTGGAACGCGGGCGACTCCTCGATGCGCAGGCGGAACCAGATCGCCACGGCGCCGATCACGCCGGCGGCCAGGAACGGCAGCCGCCAGCCCCACGCGGTCATGGTCTCCTCGCCGAGGGTGATCTGCAGCACCGAGACGACGGTCGCGCCGA
This genomic interval carries:
- a CDS encoding magnesium and cobalt transport protein CorA, which translates into the protein MTVELNTVYVDRIAPMVSPSLDDTFRMMSDQDASACIVLYQPDATELGDVAVALGLHELAVEDSAEGHQRPKLERYGSTLFAVLKPALYNDRREEVAFGEVHAFVGDGFFLAVVQADPRGRQVVPRSLQRMSGKPGLVTAGPQAQLWALMDSIVDDYLPVIDGLEEDINQIEDQLFSGVPGVSKRIYELFGEVVDFQRAARPLVYMIENLHRGAEKYHLPVEMQRRFRDVLDHAIRTAERLDTFRQLLQNALTVDATLAAQKQNDDTKKISGWAAILFAPTLIAAIYGMNFTHMPELTWTWGYPLAVLAMIVFAAALFVVFKVKRWF
- a CDS encoding tryptophan-rich sensory protein; translated protein: MRWFRKIAIAVSAVVAVVGSFIGSGAAGGTPIQDAAGGALSASSTAIAPGGPAFGIWSVIYVGLIAFAVWQFLPRRADQARHDRLAVPAVLSLLLNAAWILSVQFGFLWASEPIIVALLAVLAWAFVILRRTRPSGIVEAIVTDGTFGLYLGWLCVATAANTAAVLTAAGFRGFGLGQDVWGVVVALVAGLVGVLVAVAGRGRLSPVVSLAWGLAWVAVARLDGPLVSTPTAVAAIVAAAAAVVVTLVVRARAGWSAARTASAARVS
- the ald gene encoding alanine dehydrogenase, with amino-acid sequence MRIGVPTEIKNNEFRVAATPAGVAEMTLHGHQVIVQAGAGDGSSFPDAEYQAAGATIVPAAADVWAQAELVLKVKEPVASEYAAIRPGQVLFTYLHLAADRPLTDALIDSGATAIAYETVQLPDRSLPLLSPMSEIAGRLSAQVGANHLMRAHGGRGLLLGGVPGTPKGRVVVIGGGVAGEHAAAMALGLGAEVTVFDISLPRLRALDARFDGRITTLRSSSHAIAEALRDADLVIGSVLIPGASAPKLVTDAMVADMRPGSVLVDIAIDQGGCFEGSRPTTHDDPTFRVHDTVYYCVANMPGAVPRTSTISLTNATLPYALAIADQGWEQALESDAALARGLNVHAGRVTNDAVAAAHGLVAAAR
- a CDS encoding AraC family transcriptional regulator, with the protein product MVLSSETTPTTAMRAAALPVAERFVTSSPDRRGTTDGRWSKRLAGSDIDHAVAFFSAGYDLRTPAVRRTSADSGWSFAGVGDDRMSLRSARFQVDLRSESLVEDEFIVAWLRSGTSTISYAGHTIDLHPGVPVVLPSDGAYQLHHRDIALNLVQLDRSFVAELAGDGDFAFEPLQRATAEGTRIWQQTVRAHSATWLDMGHGLGETARRAIADTFAGAALRAFPKRTSWRASVPGTGPEHERLRRALEFVHAHAAEAIGTPEIASAAGLSPRGLQQSLRRHLDQTPGDLLRGVRLDGAHTDLRRSDRDETSVADIARAWGFGHLGRFSAAYRARFGELPSESLRSRG
- a CDS encoding sugar-binding domain-containing protein; this encodes MTDAAQPMRTQQALRAAHLYYLQDLTMDAIADELGTSRSSVSRLLKHARDTGLVDIQIRSPLDQAAALSRNIRARFGVHAHVVPVPDHTSDVDRLERVALSAARILTQYIESNMVIGISWGSTVSAVSRYLVPKTTHGSTIVQVNGAANTRTTGIVYASEILRRFGEAYGALVQQFPVPAFFDDPATKEALFRERSIRRVLDLHERMDVVVFGVGAPQAPVPSHVYSGGYLDPADRDELASAKVVGDVSTVFYRADGSWRDIGLNARAGGPDLDTIKRAPRRICVVAGRGKAASLRGALAAGLVTDLILDESIGQAILQN
- a CDS encoding glycerol-3-phosphate dehydrogenase/oxidase, whose translation is MSKTTQPRRTVTALTERPNAQVLIVGGGINGIATFRDLALQGVDVALVERGDYASGASAASSHMIHGGIRYLENGEFRLVRESVQERNGLIRIAPHYVKPLQTTMPIFSTFSGIMNAPLRMLTHKQRSTKERGAMLIKIGMTIYDSFSRDGGSVPKHVFRTKKAALADMPALNRDLKYTGTYYDASVHEPERLALDVLKDGLTAGTGTGSAATARATNYVEAAGTRDGGVLLRDLETGEEFAFQADVVINASGPWTDLTNQAFGGETKYMGGTKGSHIVVHNDELLEATKGRELFFENDDGRIVLIYPLKGRVLIGTTDIDADPSKPVTTTDEEIDYFFGLVKHVFPQIDVNRDHIVYSYSGIRPLPRHEDTAPGFVSRDYRIVDTQVPGLGDTTVLSLVGGKWTTFRALAAHLSTEATQELGVARKVDTTGMAIGGGKDFPTTDAQRALWIKSHRDGLDEQLVDGLLERYGTRAAEVVDVLTDGPVEPLESDPALTRAEVAYFAEHEQAVHLIDVVLRRTNLAFVGGVTIDLLDELADVLAGALGWSTEERADEVQRTLDVLRESHGVIVPLTATAANAS
- a CDS encoding histidine phosphatase family protein, translating into MRLLLIRHGQTPANVHGILDAEVPGPGLTELGEQQARALPAALADRGIERLFVSSMVRTQHTAAPLAAALGLEPVVLPGLREIEAGDLQGLRDQTSVQRYLAACYAWASGEREARMPGAETGEDFFDRYDDAVRQIEATGAQVAAAFSHGAAIRIWAATTAQNTPNDLGADRHLENTGVVELEGSSADGWRLVDWEGEPMGGDDLIDRTAQDPTGERF
- a CDS encoding MFS transporter; translation: MGSDPSSTDRRRPTRRLRESDVTVVDKSMMRRAVSGMVVGNTMEWYDVGVYGYLAVTMGRVFLPTAEPAVQILFSLGVFAATYIARPLGGIVFGRLGDRIGRQQVLATTLILMAASTFLIGVLPAYATIGVFAPVVLVVLKLLQGFSTGGEYAGATTFVTEYAPDRRRGFFASILDFGSYMGFALGATVVSVLQITLGEETMTAWGWRLPFLAAGVIGAVAIWFRLRIEESPAFQATQAAQEAASEARADASGQRPANVVAMVREHWRPIVIAVMLVAASNTVGYALTSYMPTYLTDSLGYSAIDGTLLTIPVLVLLAVMLPLTGKLSDRLGRRVVMWIGAATTVVLVVPAFLLIGHGEQWSTLSGLALLALMTALWVSNQAASLPALFPTSTRYGGMGFAYNIAIAVFGGTTPLIVQALLTVTGDELAPAYFLMAMSVLGAVGVFCMKESSQRPLPGSMPAVETADEARELVLTQDTNPHLDLGDLPFAAQDAVHAAAERESDPAR